The sequence below is a genomic window from Sandaracinaceae bacterium.
GCCCACGGCCGCAGCGCTGGCCTACGGCTTCGGCAAGAACATCGACCGCACCGTGGCGGTCTACGACCTCGGTGGTGGCACCTTCGACATCTCCATCCTCGAGATCTCGAGCAACGGCGTGTTCAAGGTCATCAGCACCGCGGGCGACACCTTCCTCGGTGGCGAGGACTTCGACCAGCGCATCATCGACTGGCTCGTGGAGGGCTTCCTCGAGGAGCACGGCATCGACCTGCGCCGTGACCGCATGGCCCTGCAGCGCCTGAAGGACGCGGCCGAGAAGGCCAAGTGCGAGCTGAGCTCGGTGGTGGAGACCGAGGTCAACCTGCCGTTCATCATCTCGAGCGCGCGCAACGAGGCGCTCCACTTGCAGCGCCTGCTCACGCGCTCGCAGCTGGAGGAGCTCACGCGCGACCTGGCCGACCGCACCATCGAGATCTGCGAGATGACGCTGCGCGAGGCGGGCCTCGAGCGCGACGAGATCGAGGACGTCATCTTGGTGGGCGGCATGACGCGCATGCCCGCCATCCAGCGCGTGGTCAGCGAGTTCTTCGAGCGCGAGCCGTGCAAGGGTGTCCACCCCGACGAGGTCGTCGGCCTGGGTGCGTCGATTCAGGGGGCCGCGCTCGTCGCCGAAGACGGCGACATGGACATGGTCCTGCTCGACGTCACGCCGCACACGCTGGGCATCATGGTCGTCGGCGGGTACTTCGAGGAGCTCATCCCGCAGAACACCACCGTCCCCACGGCGCGCTCGAAGCCGTTCACCACCGTGCGCGACAACCAGACCGCGGTGAAGATCCTGGTGCTGCAGGGCGAGTCCCGCCGCGCCGAGGAGAACGAGCTGCTGGGCGAGTTCGTCCTCACCGGGCTGCGCCGCGCGCCGGCGGGCGAGGTGGAGGTGGACGTCACGTTCGAGATCAACGCGGACGGCATCGTGAGCGTGCACGCGCGCGACATCGAGACGGGCAAAGAGCAGTCCATCACCGTCACGGCCACCAGCGGCCTCACCAAGGACGAGGTCGCGTCCATGATGGACCAGGCGCAGGAGTACGCCGTGGCGCGCCGCTCCGACGAGGCCTCCGAGAAGGCCAAGCAGGAGGCCGAGACGCTCATCGCGGAGATCGAGGGGCTGTTCCCCGAGGTCCAGGCGGTGGTGGCGGGCAGCGACTTCGGCCGCGACGCCATCGAGAAGGCCCGCGCCGTGGTGGCGCGCGCGCGAGAGCTGATGGAGCGAGGCGACTCGGCCGCGCTCACGGAGCAGATCGACGCGCTCAACCGTACGCGGCGCATGTTCAAGGGGGTCGTGGGCAAGTCCGCGTAGCGCGGTGGCCACCACAGTCCCATGTCTGACGAATCGCGTGACGACAGAGCGACCCGACCGCCAGGCAAGCCCGCAGCGAAGACCGACCCTGGGACCTCGGGTCGTCGCTACGTGCCCCCGTCGCCAGGGGGCATCCCGGCGCCGTCAGCGTCCGTCCCGCTGAGCCTCGACCGTCGCCCGTTGGGTGATGCCCTGGGCCAACGCGACCGCGGTCGTGTGACCATCAACTTCAGCGGGCCCCCCTTGGACCTACCGCCCATCGGCTCGCCGCCCACCCCGTCGTCTCTGGCGCCCGCGCCCCTTCCCGGGCCACTCGCCCTTCAGGATGCCGTGGCCCCCACGGCGCGCCCTCCACGCCGCGCCCCCTCGACGGCGTCCATGCCCGCGCGGGAGCGCGACGTCGGGGAGGACGACGCGCAGGACGATCACGACGCGTGGGTGACGGAGCGCAAGCGGCGCAGCACGCTCCCGCCCACCGCCGGCATCGCGACCCCCAGTGTGCGTCCGCAGGCTGCAGCCGGGGTTGCCCTCCAACATCGCTGGGTGTCCGCCCACCAAGCGCGCTTGCGAAGCGAGCCCAGCTCCGGCGCCATCGATCTCCCGGATGCGGGGGGCGATGCGTTGACCCTCGCGGACCGCGGGCGGCCCTCCGAGCCGCAGATCGACCTGATGGCCGAGGTGCGCGCGCGCTACGCGCTCGACGACCTGACCGGCGCGCTCAAGATGGCCGAGTTGGTGCTGGGGGCGGACGACGCCAACGCCGAGGCGCAGGGTTTTGCGTCGAGCTGCCGCCACCGACTCGAGCTGCTCTACACGTCCCAGCTCGGGCCGCTGGACGCGGTGCCGCGTGTGGACGTCCCCGACACGGACATCCGCTGGCTCGGTCTCGACCACCGCGCGGGGTTCCTGCTCTCTCGGGTCGACGGACTCACCACCCTGGACGAGCTGCTCGACCTCAGCGGCATGGAGCGGCTCGAGGCGCTCAAGACCGTGCTCAGCCTCGTCGACGCAGGCGCCATCCGCATTCCCCGGTAGTGGCGCGCGCTGCTGGCGAGCGCTTGCGACCCGTCGCCTTCGCGGCTAGCCTGCGGTTCTGCTCGAGTTGAAGGAGCGGTGTGTGCCGTCGGCATCGAGGACGGCGATCGAGTTTTGGACGACCCTCCTCAAACCCTCTTCGCGCTTGCCCTCGTCACCTTCGCCGGTGTCGCCTTCTCTGCGACCAGCGGAGGGCTCGCGGCGCTTGGTGAGGCTCGCCTGCACGCCATCGCAGAGGAGGGCGACGCGCGCGGCCGTGCCGCGCAAGACGTGCTCGCGCGGCTCCCGCAGCTCCGAACGCGCTTGGTCGTCGGTCGCTTCATCTGCATCGTGGCGATGGCGCTGCTCGCCTTGCGCGCGACCCAGGACCCGCAGGCGGCCGTGCTCTGGCTCATCCCTGCGGCCATCGTGTACGGGGTGCTCGCGGACGTCGCCTCGTCCATCACCCGCCGCCGCGCAGCGCGCATGGCGCTCCCGCTCGTGCGCTTCATGCGTCCGCTCGAGCTGCTGGTGGCGCCCGTGGCCGTGCCCATGGTGCTGCTTCGTCGGCTGACCGAGCGGTGGGTGGAGCCCGCGCAGGAAGAGAACCCTGCGCAGATCACCGCGCTCGCCGTGGAGCACATGATCGACGCTGGCGAAGAGCAGGGGTCCATCGAAGAGGGGCACGCCGAGATGTTGCGCAGCCTGCTCGACTTCCGCGACACCGTGACGCGTGAGGTGATGGTGCCGCGGCCGCGGGTGGTCGCGTTCTCCCTGACCACGGACATGCCTGCGCTGTTGGACGGCGTGGTCGAGAGCGGGCACAGCCGTTACCCCGTGTACGGCGACGGTCCAGACCAGATCGAGGGTATTCTCTACGCGAAGGACCTGTTTCAAGCGCTGCGAGGGGTGCAGGACCCCGCCGAGCTCGAGCTCGGGTCGCTCATCCGCAAGCCCGCGTTCATGGTGAGTGACGCTGCCAAGATCGTGGACGTGCTACGCGAGATGCAGGCCCGTCGGTCGCACCTGGCCATCGTGAAGGACGAGTTCGGGGCCACGTCGGGGGTCATTACGTTGGAGGACATCCTCGAGGAGATCGTCGGGGAGATCCAGGACGAGTACGACGACGACGAAGACGTCGCGCGCATCTCCGAGGTCACGCCGGGGCAGTACAACGTCGACGGCGCCATGCTGGTCGACGACCTCGAGACCGAGCTGGATGCGACGCTGCGAGAGGGGACCTCGTCGGACACCATCGGCGGTCTCATGGTCGAGCTCGCCGGACGAGTACCCGTGGTCGGCGACGTGGTGCAGGTGGGCGACTTCGAGCTGACGGTGAAAGAGGTGGACGGACGCCGCGTCAGCCTCCTGCAGCTCACCCCCCGGACGACCCCCGAAGAGCAGGGCGCCACCGGCTGACGGGAACCCAGGGGGACGGAAGCAGCATCCCCTGCTACCCTCCGCGGTCCATGGCCTACACCGTCTTTGCTCGCAAGTACCGTCCACAGACCTTCGAGGACCTGGTGGGCCAGGAGCACGTGGCGCGCACGCTGCGCAACGCCATCGCGGCCGACCGCGTGGCGCACGCCTTCCTGTTCACTGGCGTGCGAGGTGTCGGGAAGACCACCAGCGCGCGCCTGTTGGCCAAGTGTCTGTGCTGCGAGCAGGGCCCCACCGCGACCCCGTGCAACGTGTGCCCCCCGTGTGTGGACATCACGGCCAGCGTGGACGTGGACGTGCAGGAAATCGACGGCGCGTCCAACAACGGCGTGGACGATGTGCGGCGACTGCAGGAGTCCCTGCCGTACCGGCCGCAGCGGGACCGCTTCAAGATCGTGATCGTCGACGAGGTGCACATGCTCTCCGCGGGTGCCTTCAACGCCTTCCTCAAGACGCTCGAGGAGCCCCCGCCGCACGTGAAGTTCATCTTCGCGACGACGGAGAGCCACAAGGTCCCCGTCACGATCCGTTCGCGCTGCCAGCGCTACGACTTCCGGCTCATCCCCCAGAGCGTGGTCGCGAAGGCCGTGCGCCGCATCCTGGACGCGGAGGGGGTCGTCGCAGACGACGCGGCGGTGAACCTGGTGGCGAACGAAGCAGCCGGGTCGATGCGAGATGCCCTCACGCTGCTGGACCAGATCGTCGCGTTCGGCGATGGAGAGCTCGTCGGCGCCGAGGTGGCAGAGACGCTCGGCATCGCCGCGCGGGAGTCGCTCTTCGCGGTGGTGGAGGCGACGCTGACGGGCGACGGTGCAGCCGTGCTCCGGGCGGTGCAGACGTTGGCCGGCAAGGGCGTGGACACGGGTCACCTCAGCCGTCAGCTGGTCCAGCTGTTGCGCGACTTGGTGGTGCTGCGCGTGGCGGAGGGCGTCGACGAGCTGGTCGACTTCGTGGACGCGGAGCGCGAGCGAGCTCGCGAGCTGGCCGAGAAGGTGTCGGTCCTCGAGCTGCAGCGCGTGTTCTCTGCGGTGTCCAAGCTGGTGGACGACGTGGCGGTGTCCAGTCAGCCGCTGCGCGTCCTCGAGATGGGCCTGGTGCGTGTGGCCACGCGGCCGCCCCTCGAGGACGTGGCCACACTCTTGGCGCGGCTCGCGGCGGTGCAGAAGGCCCTGTCCGACTGGGACGGTGGTGGGCGGGGCCCGCTCGGCGGAGGGCCGGAGAACGCACGCGGCGGCGGCCCCGCGCGCGGGGGTGGGGCGCCCCGTCGGGCAGACGCCGCGCCGTCCGACGTGGGCGGGGGCAACGTCGAGGCACACCTCGCTCCGGAAGCCGACGCCGCTCCGCAGCCGCGCGACGAAGCTGGGCCGAGCCGAGCGGTCGAGGGGGTGGCGACCGTCGGGACAAACACCCCCCTCGCGTCCGCCCCCACCGCGATGCGCGACGCGGTGGTGGAGCCCGCCTCGGACTCCGAGGCCAGCGAGCCCGCGCGGGCAACCGCAGCGACCGGGTCGGGAGCCCCGCCTCGGGAGCGTCCCGCTCCGCCGCGCCGAAGCGCCCTCGCTGCGGCGCTCGCGTACGCGGAGCGCGCGAGCGAGCCACCGAGCGCTTCCGGGCCCGCCCGCGACGAAGCGCGCAGTGAGCAAGGGGTCTCCGAGGGCCCCAGCGCCGCTCCCGAGGTTGGAGCGGGCGCAGCGGGACCCCGCGACGTGGCGCACCAGGCCTTTCCGGAGGCTGGGGCCGCTCGACCCACGCCGTCCCAACCCACCCTGAGGCGTTCCTCGTTCCTCGAGTGGGAGCAGCTCGTCGCACGCATCGAGCACGCGTCGCCCGCGCTGGCCGGCGCCCTCGAAGAGGCGGTGCCCAGGCTCGTCAACGCGGACCGGGTGCTGCTCGCGTTCCACTCGGACTTCACGCGCTCCTTGGTCGAGCAGGGGGCCGACGTGCTCCTGGCCGCAGCCGCGGCGCACTTCGGGCAGCGTCCCGAGCTGGCGCTCGACCTGCTCGACGCCAGTGAAGGGGCAGGACAGTCGCTGGCGGCTGTCAGCCAATCCCGCCGGGACGCGGCGAAGAACAAACGAAAACACGAGGCGCTCGCCCACCCGATGGTGCTAGAAGCCTTCGACATCTTCCCCGACGCCCGCGGTAAGGCGGTCGTTCGGTTCGAGGCATGACCCTCTGAGAGGTACGGCGACATGAAGTTTCGCGGTGGAATGAACGAACTCATGCGGCAGGCGAGCCGCATGCAACGCAAGATCGAGAAGCGGCGGGAGGAGCTGGCGACGGAGGAGTTCGAGGCCGGCGCGGGCAACGATCAGGTCAAGGCCGTCGCCACGGGGAACGCCGAGATCGTCCGCATCACCATCGACCCGGCGCTGCTCGAGTCCGAGGGGCTCGAGATGGTGCAGGACCTGGTCGTCGCGGCTTGCAACGCCGCCCTCACCAAGGCCCGCGAGCACGTCGATGGCGAGCTGGAGCAGGTCACGGGTGGCCTCAAGATCCCAGGCATGACCTGAGTCCGTGGCCGACGCGGACCCCATCGCGGAGCTGATTCGCCTCCTGGCGCGCCTCCCGGGCATCGGTGAGCGGAGCGCCGGCCGGCTGGTCTTCCATCTCCTGGCGGGGGACTCGGCCTACACCGAGGCCCTCGGGGGTGCCCTGGCGGCGCTGCATGAGCGCGTGAAGCGCTGCGTGGACTGCGGAAACTTCGGGGCCACCGAGCGCTGCGGAATCTGCCAAGACCCGCGCCGGGACGACGCCGTCTTGTGCGTCGTCGCCCGCGTGCCCGACCTGCACGCCATCGAGCGCAGCGGCAGCTTCCGGGGGCGCTATCACGTGCTGCACAGGCTTTTGGCGCCGCTCGACGGGGTCGGCCCGGCAGACCTCCCGCTCGACGCGCTGGTCGAGCGCGTGCGTCGGCACGGCACCCGCGAGGTCATCGTCGCGACGCCGCTCAACGTCGAGGGGGAGGCCACGGCGCTGTTCGTGGCGCAGGTGTTGGCCGCCGAGGGCGTCACGGTCAGCCGTATCGCGAGCGGCATGCCGCACGGCAGTGAGCTGGAGTTCACTGATCAAGTCACCCTCGGCCGCGCGCTCTCCGGCCGCCGCGCGCTCGGTTGACGTACCGCGGGTGGCGGGACCACCCGCCGCAGGCGGTCATCGCGATGGCGGCCCCTCGGGCGTCGGGTCAGCCGACCAACTGGCTGACCACGCGCACGGACTCCGGGCTGAGGCCTCCCAGCTGGCCGGCCAGCTGGCGTAGCGGCTCCGCGTTGATCATGTCCTCCGCCACGGACGCGGGCACGATCCGGCGCACGTCGCGGTGGTAGCGCGGGAGGTCGTACCAGGGGACGCAGAAGTTCAGGTGGTGCTCGAAGTGCAGCGTGATGTTGAACGGCATCAGCGCCCTGCGTCCGAAGAACAGCGTCGTGCGCGAGCGGAAGAATGGATCGCGCTCGTGTCGCAGCGCGCCGCCGTGCTCCAGCGCGCCCTTCACCAGGTTCCACGCCGTCAGCACGTGGATCCCGAGGAACGCCGCGAGGGCTACCGGGCCGCCGAGCGTGAGCCCGGCGACGGTCAGCCCTACAGCCCAGATGACGATGAAGGCCACGATCACGCCCTTGCTGCTGGACGACTTCCCCCCGGCCCGCTTGGTGCGAAAGATGGTGCGCTCCAGAAACAGCCAGCCCGGGATGAAGACGTTGCGCGCGACGCCCACCGCGAGGGGCCGACCGACCTCGCAGTTGTACTGCTGCGGATCGTTGACCTCGAGCGGCCGCACGTGGTGTTCGAGGTGCCCGCGCTCCCAGTGCTTGCCGTAGTGCGTCGCGAACACGGTGGCGACCAACGTGCCCGGGATGCGGTTGAGCCACAGGTGGAGGCGCCGGTCCTCCGCGATGAGGAACATCGCGTGCGAGGCCTCGTGCACGACCAGCACGAACAGCGCGAAGTAGAGCCACCCGAACACCACGGACGCGACAGGCACGTAGAGCAGCGGGCTGATCACCGTGCCCGCCCACGCCGTCACGACGAGCGCCGCCAGCAGCAGCAGCGCACAGCCCGCGTTGATGGCGTTGTGCACGACGGCGCGCTTCGTACGGTAGTGGTACGCCTGGCCCGCGCGGATCGCCTCGTAGATGAACGCTGGGTGTCGCACACCCGTCCTCACCACGGGAGCTCGTCGCCGTTGGCGTGACGGAAGGAGCCGCTGGTCCCTGCGTCGAGCTCGTCGATGCGCTGCAGCAGCAGGCGCGCGCTCTCGTCGGCGTCGATGAGCCCCGTGTTGCCGGTCATGCGCGTGCGCACGTAGCCGGGGTGCAGCACGCCCACCGCGATGCCTCGGGGCGCGAGGTCGATGGCCAGTGACTTGCCTGCAGCGTTGAGCGCGGCCTTGCTCATGCGGTAGCCGTAGTGCGAGCCGCTGTCGTTGTCGGCGATGGAGCCCATGCGGCTGGTCAGGAGCGCGACCTTCGATCCGGGCGCGAGCTGCTCCAGCAGGGTCGAGACCATGCGCAATGGCGCCAAGGCGTTGACCTCGAACTGCCGCCGGACCGACGCGACGTCCAGGGGCGTGAGCGCGTTGCGCTCGAGGACACCCGCAGCCAGCACCAAGAGGTCGATCGGCGCGCCGGCCAAGGCATCGCTCGCCGCGGTGACGCCCTCGTCGCGGGTCACGTCGACGCCCGCGTACACGCGGGCTCCCAGCGGCGCGAGCTCGTCGTTCCCGCTACGGCACACCACGCTGACCTGCCACACCGGTTCCGTGCGCGCGCACAGCTGGCGCACCATCTCGAGGGCAATCCCCCGGTTTCCACCCACCACGACTGCATGAGGCATGGCTCATCATCGCGGCGCTGGCCCCAAATGTCGACACCGGGCTACGCTCGCGAGACGTGTCCTCGCTCACACCGTCACCCACCCCGGCTCCTCGTGTTGGCAGGCTCCGTCGCTGGTTCAAGCGCGTCGCGGTGCTCTTCGTCATCATCTTCGTCGTCCTGGTCGGGGTGGGCTTTGCCCTGGACGAGCCTCGCCCGGTCGGGATCCCGGGGCCCGCGGCCGAGGCGCTCGCGCGGCGCATGCAAGACGCCGTCGCGCGCGACCGTTGGGACGAGACGGGCGCGGTGGAGTGGAGCTTCTTCGTCAACCACCACCTGTGGGACCGCCAGCGGGGCTTCGTGGAGGTGCGCCATGGAGACCTGCGCGTGCTGCTGCGCACCCACGACCAGACGGGCGTGGCGTATCGAGGAGGTCAGCCTCTGCGTGGTAGCGAGCTGCGCGACGCGCTCGACGATGCCTGGGCGTACTTCTGCAATGACTCGTTCTGGCTCAACCCCATCGTCAAGGTCTTCGATGACGGCACCTCGCGGTCCATCGTCCCGGTGGACGGGCGCGACGCCCTCTTGGTGGAGTACGCGTCGGGTGGCGTCACGCCCGGCGATGCGTACCTGTGGATTCTCGACGACGACGGGCTGCCACGTGAGTGGCGCATGTGGGTCAGCGTGCTCCCCATCGGGGGTGTGTCGACGCCATGGGGCGGCTACGTGACCCTACCGACGGGCGCTAAAGTGGCCACTCGTCACGGCGACGGTCTGCTGGGCTTCGAGCTGGGCGACGTGCGCGGCGCCAGCGCGCTGTCGGACTTGTACCCCGACGCCGATCCGTTCGCGTCGCTGGTTGGTTCTCCGCCCCGCTGACGAGCCGAGAAAGGGTTCGCGTGGCTGCCGTGTTGGCGCCATAATCCCAGCGCATGAACGTCCACCGCTGCTCGCGCACCCTGGCCGCAGTCGGGCTCCTGATCGCCGCGCTCGGGGCAGCCCAGGCCGTGCCCTCGCGGGCGAGCGCGCGCGTGATGGCTCCGGACCCCCTGGTGGTCGTCGTGGAGTCCGAGTTCCGCAGGACCGACGCTGCGGCCGTGCGCGCCGCCATCGCGGAAGCCCTGGGCACCCCCGTGGTGCGTCTCACGGACCCCGGTGCGCAGCACGCGCGCGGGACGCTCTCCATCTCGTTCTCGTCCGACGGACGCCACGCACACATCTACTTCCGCAAGGCCTCCGGCGAGCAGGCGGCGGTGCTGCTCGAGGTGGTCGCGGGCCGTGGCGCTGACGCGGCGGGCCGCTGGGTGGCCGAACCGGCAGCCGCCGCCGTGCGCACGCTGGATCGCTGGAACGACATGACCCCCGCGAGCGAGGTGCTGGATCCCTGGCTGCTCGAGCGCGTCCAGCCGTCGGCGCCGGGCGAGATCCACATGCTCTCGGACCTGGCCGACCCCTTCGAGGGTGAGCCCGCCGTGGACGTCAACATCGCGGTCGACCGCTACTACTACGGCAGCGAGGTCCTCAACCCCTGGGCGCACTCGAGCAACCCCGAGTCCGCCGAGCGCCTCGCCGCGCCCCGACCCACCCCTCGTTAGCATGCAAGCTGCCATCGGCCTCACCCTCGTCCCCGACGAAGACCTCGAAGCGCTCATCCGCCTCGCGTACCAGGGGCAGATCCCATTCCCCCTCGAGCGCCGTCGCCTGATGGAGCTCGGCCTCAACCGCATCGCCGACCACGCCAGCGTCATCGTGGGTCTCGACGAGCGCGCGCTGCGGGCCGTCGTGTCGGCGGTGCTCGCGGAGCGGCGGCGTGCGCGGGGCGACGAGCGCGCGAAAGCCCGCTGAAGAGCACTACCGCGGGGCGGGATGCGGGCTATGCTCGCGGGGATGTCCGACCCCGACAGCTTCAACCCCTCCCTCCGCCCTCCCGCCGCCGAGCCCGGTCGGGGTCGTG
It includes:
- the dnaK gene encoding molecular chaperone DnaK, encoding MDKVIGIDLGTFNSCVAVVENGTPVVVANRGGYKVTPSMVAVTEGGKRLVGHIAKRQAVTNAENTVYAAKRLIGRKFNSPQVESTAKNAPYSIVPGPNGDCRIKLRDKLYSIPEVSAMILQEMKMIAEDYLGHEVQKAVVTVPAYFNDGQRQATKDAGQISGLDVIRIINEPTAAALAYGFGKNIDRTVAVYDLGGGTFDISILEISSNGVFKVISTAGDTFLGGEDFDQRIIDWLVEGFLEEHGIDLRRDRMALQRLKDAAEKAKCELSSVVETEVNLPFIISSARNEALHLQRLLTRSQLEELTRDLADRTIEICEMTLREAGLERDEIEDVILVGGMTRMPAIQRVVSEFFEREPCKGVHPDEVVGLGASIQGAALVAEDGDMDMVLLDVTPHTLGIMVVGGYFEELIPQNTTVPTARSKPFTTVRDNQTAVKILVLQGESRRAEENELLGEFVLTGLRRAPAGEVEVDVTFEINADGIVSVHARDIETGKEQSITVTATSGLTKDEVASMMDQAQEYAVARRSDEASEKAKQEAETLIAEIEGLFPEVQAVVAGSDFGRDAIEKARAVVARARELMERGDSAALTEQIDALNRTRRMFKGVVGKSA
- a CDS encoding HlyC/CorC family transporter; translation: MDDPPQTLFALALVTFAGVAFSATSGGLAALGEARLHAIAEEGDARGRAAQDVLARLPQLRTRLVVGRFICIVAMALLALRATQDPQAAVLWLIPAAIVYGVLADVASSITRRRAARMALPLVRFMRPLELLVAPVAVPMVLLRRLTERWVEPAQEENPAQITALAVEHMIDAGEEQGSIEEGHAEMLRSLLDFRDTVTREVMVPRPRVVAFSLTTDMPALLDGVVESGHSRYPVYGDGPDQIEGILYAKDLFQALRGVQDPAELELGSLIRKPAFMVSDAAKIVDVLREMQARRSHLAIVKDEFGATSGVITLEDILEEIVGEIQDEYDDDEDVARISEVTPGQYNVDGAMLVDDLETELDATLREGTSSDTIGGLMVELAGRVPVVGDVVQVGDFELTVKEVDGRRVSLLQLTPRTTPEEQGATG
- the dnaX gene encoding DNA polymerase III subunit gamma/tau; this encodes MAYTVFARKYRPQTFEDLVGQEHVARTLRNAIAADRVAHAFLFTGVRGVGKTTSARLLAKCLCCEQGPTATPCNVCPPCVDITASVDVDVQEIDGASNNGVDDVRRLQESLPYRPQRDRFKIVIVDEVHMLSAGAFNAFLKTLEEPPPHVKFIFATTESHKVPVTIRSRCQRYDFRLIPQSVVAKAVRRILDAEGVVADDAAVNLVANEAAGSMRDALTLLDQIVAFGDGELVGAEVAETLGIAARESLFAVVEATLTGDGAAVLRAVQTLAGKGVDTGHLSRQLVQLLRDLVVLRVAEGVDELVDFVDAERERARELAEKVSVLELQRVFSAVSKLVDDVAVSSQPLRVLEMGLVRVATRPPLEDVATLLARLAAVQKALSDWDGGGRGPLGGGPENARGGGPARGGGAPRRADAAPSDVGGGNVEAHLAPEADAAPQPRDEAGPSRAVEGVATVGTNTPLASAPTAMRDAVVEPASDSEASEPARATAATGSGAPPRERPAPPRRSALAAALAYAERASEPPSASGPARDEARSEQGVSEGPSAAPEVGAGAAGPRDVAHQAFPEAGAARPTPSQPTLRRSSFLEWEQLVARIEHASPALAGALEEAVPRLVNADRVLLAFHSDFTRSLVEQGADVLLAAAAAHFGQRPELALDLLDASEGAGQSLAAVSQSRRDAAKNKRKHEALAHPMVLEAFDIFPDARGKAVVRFEA
- a CDS encoding YbaB/EbfC family nucleoid-associated protein yields the protein MKFRGGMNELMRQASRMQRKIEKRREELATEEFEAGAGNDQVKAVATGNAEIVRITIDPALLESEGLEMVQDLVVAACNAALTKAREHVDGELEQVTGGLKIPGMT
- the recR gene encoding recombination protein RecR; translation: MADADPIAELIRLLARLPGIGERSAGRLVFHLLAGDSAYTEALGGALAALHERVKRCVDCGNFGATERCGICQDPRRDDAVLCVVARVPDLHAIERSGSFRGRYHVLHRLLAPLDGVGPADLPLDALVERVRRHGTREVIVATPLNVEGEATALFVAQVLAAEGVTVSRIASGMPHGSELEFTDQVTLGRALSGRRALG
- a CDS encoding fatty acid desaturase — translated: MRHPAFIYEAIRAGQAYHYRTKRAVVHNAINAGCALLLLAALVVTAWAGTVISPLLYVPVASVVFGWLYFALFVLVVHEASHAMFLIAEDRRLHLWLNRIPGTLVATVFATHYGKHWERGHLEHHVRPLEVNDPQQYNCEVGRPLAVGVARNVFIPGWLFLERTIFRTKRAGGKSSSSKGVIVAFIVIWAVGLTVAGLTLGGPVALAAFLGIHVLTAWNLVKGALEHGGALRHERDPFFRSRTTLFFGRRALMPFNITLHFEHHLNFCVPWYDLPRYHRDVRRIVPASVAEDMINAEPLRQLAGQLGGLSPESVRVVSQLVG
- a CDS encoding SDR family oxidoreductase; the protein is MPHAVVVGGNRGIALEMVRQLCARTEPVWQVSVVCRSGNDELAPLGARVYAGVDVTRDEGVTAASDALAGAPIDLLVLAAGVLERNALTPLDVASVRRQFEVNALAPLRMVSTLLEQLAPGSKVALLTSRMGSIADNDSGSHYGYRMSKAALNAAGKSLAIDLAPRGIAVGVLHPGYVRTRMTGNTGLIDADESARLLLQRIDELDAGTSGSFRHANGDELPW